One window of Pseudomonas sp. FP198 genomic DNA carries:
- a CDS encoding TIGR00730 family Rossman fold protein — protein MPYKPNDLLSRHFESHGHDLTRKVEEQLNLVSPNSPNLPIYRDMILTVLRMAQEDHNRWNAKITLQALRELEHAFRTLEQFKGRRKVTVFGSARTPIEHPLYGLARELGAALARSDMMVITGAGGGIMAAAHEGAGREHSLGFNITLPFEQHANPTVEGTQNLLPFHFFFTRKLFFVKEADALVLCPGGFGTLDEALEVLTLVQTGKSPLVPIVLLDVPGGRFWQSALDFIREQLGENRYILPTDMKLMHLVYTAEDAVEEINQFYRNFHSSRWLKHQFVIRMNHALTEQAMQQMQVQFADLCLNDCFHQHAYSGEEPEEAPFSHLTRLAFTFNARDHGRLRELVDYINLPENWAQPAAQPHPLTWEPIEVT, from the coding sequence ATGCCTTACAAACCGAATGACCTGCTCAGTCGGCATTTTGAGAGCCATGGCCACGACCTCACCCGCAAGGTCGAAGAGCAACTCAACCTGGTATCACCCAACAGTCCCAATCTCCCCATTTACCGCGACATGATCCTGACCGTGCTGCGCATGGCCCAGGAAGATCACAACCGCTGGAACGCCAAAATCACGCTGCAAGCACTGCGCGAACTGGAACATGCCTTCCGCACGCTCGAACAATTCAAGGGCCGTCGCAAAGTCACGGTCTTTGGCTCGGCCCGAACGCCCATAGAACATCCGCTGTATGGCTTGGCGCGAGAACTGGGGGCGGCGCTGGCCCGGTCGGACATGATGGTCATCACCGGCGCAGGCGGAGGCATCATGGCCGCCGCCCATGAAGGCGCAGGCCGCGAGCACAGCCTGGGCTTCAACATCACCCTACCCTTCGAACAACATGCGAACCCGACCGTCGAGGGCACGCAGAATCTCCTCCCGTTTCATTTTTTCTTCACCCGCAAGCTGTTCTTCGTCAAGGAAGCAGACGCGTTAGTGCTCTGCCCAGGTGGTTTCGGCACCCTTGATGAAGCATTGGAAGTCTTGACGCTGGTGCAGACGGGCAAGAGCCCATTGGTGCCGATAGTGCTGCTGGATGTGCCGGGAGGTAGATTCTGGCAGAGCGCCCTGGATTTCATCCGCGAACAACTGGGAGAGAACCGCTACATCCTGCCCACCGACATGAAGTTGATGCACCTGGTGTACACCGCCGAGGATGCGGTGGAAGAAATCAACCAGTTCTATCGCAACTTCCATTCCAGCCGCTGGCTCAAGCATCAGTTCGTGATTCGCATGAATCATGCGCTCACCGAACAGGCGATGCAGCAGATGCAGGTCCAATTTGCCGATCTATGCCTGAACGACTGCTTCCATCAGCATGCCTACAGCGGCGAGGAGCCGGAGGAGGCGCCTTTCAGCCACCTGACGCGCCTGGCATTCACCTTCAATGCCCGCGATCACGGTCGACTTAGAGAACTGGTGGACTATATCAACCTGCCGGAAAACTGGGCCCAGCCTGCCGCCCAGCCCCACCCGCTGACCTGGGAACCAATCGAGGTGACTTGA
- the tsaA gene encoding tRNA (N6-threonylcarbamoyladenosine(37)-N6)-methyltransferase TrmO — MSYNVSPIGFVRSCFKEKFAIPRQPHLAPAARGVLELVAPFDQGEAVQGLEQVSHVWLLFLFHQALEEKPRLKVRPPRLGGNKSIGVFATRATHRPNGIGQSVVKLERVEAGRLWISGIDLLDATPVLDIKPYVPYADIIGSATNSIASAAPALIPVQWADSALLQAREHALRLEEPLVELIEQCLAQDPRPAYQVPAAEREYGAQFWDLDVRWHYPQPGLIRVLEVIPAQE; from the coding sequence ATGAGCTACAACGTTTCCCCCATCGGCTTCGTCCGCTCCTGCTTCAAGGAGAAGTTCGCCATTCCGCGCCAGCCACACCTGGCCCCGGCCGCGCGTGGCGTGCTGGAGCTGGTGGCGCCGTTCGACCAGGGCGAGGCGGTGCAGGGCCTGGAGCAGGTCAGTCATGTCTGGCTGCTGTTTCTGTTCCATCAGGCCCTTGAGGAAAAACCACGATTGAAGGTGCGTCCGCCCCGACTGGGCGGCAACAAGTCCATTGGCGTATTCGCCACCCGCGCCACCCATCGCCCCAACGGCATCGGTCAGTCAGTGGTGAAGCTGGAACGGGTCGAAGCGGGTCGGCTGTGGATTTCGGGCATCGATCTGCTGGACGCGACGCCAGTGCTGGACATCAAGCCCTACGTGCCCTACGCCGACATCATCGGCTCGGCGACGAACAGCATCGCCAGCGCAGCGCCTGCATTGATTCCGGTGCAATGGGCGGACTCAGCCCTGCTTCAAGCCCGCGAGCATGCCCTGCGCCTCGAAGAGCCCTTGGTGGAGCTGATCGAACAATGCCTGGCCCAGGATCCACGTCCGGCGTATCAGGTCCCCGCAGCCGAACGGGAATACGGCGCGCAGTTCTGGGACCTGGATGTGCGCTGGCATTATCCGCAGCCGGGGTTGATTCGGGTACTGGAAGTAATCCCGGCGCAGGAATAA
- a CDS encoding quorum-sensing-regulated virulence factor family protein — MLRLIVPTVAVLLATSISAQAASLKELELNKMLQNVATQSSVGTPRAINEDILDQGYTVEGTELINHLSVQSSHAQKMRADPKAVYFQLGSTVCTNPGFRKLMAKGATMRYEFTEVKTNRPVATERFQESDCPKPAKTKK; from the coding sequence ATGCTGCGCCTTATCGTCCCTACCGTTGCCGTTCTGCTGGCGACGTCCATCAGCGCTCAGGCCGCGTCGCTGAAAGAACTCGAACTGAACAAGATGCTGCAGAACGTGGCCACGCAAAGCAGCGTCGGCACTCCACGCGCCATCAACGAAGACATTCTCGACCAGGGTTATACCGTCGAAGGCACCGAGCTGATCAACCATCTCAGCGTGCAAAGCAGCCACGCCCAGAAAATGCGCGCCGACCCCAAGGCGGTCTACTTCCAGCTGGGCTCCACGGTGTGCACCAACCCAGGCTTTCGCAAGTTGATGGCCAAGGGCGCAACCATGCGTTACGAATTCACCGAAGTTAAGACCAATCGTCCGGTCGCCACCGAACGCTTCCAGGAATCGGACTGCCCGAAACCGGCCAAGACCAAAAAATAA
- a CDS encoding rRNA pseudouridine synthase encodes MTDPIRLSKRLIELVGCSRREAELFIEGGWVTVDGEVIDEPQFKVTGQKVELDPQAKATAPEPVTILLNVPAGMDADTAMATLGPETLSDEHRFGKRPLKGHFLRLTASADLQANASGLLVFTQDWKILRKLTADAAKIEQEYVVEVEGEMVAHGLNRLNHGLTYKGKELPAVKASWQNENRLRFAMKNPQPGVIALFCQAVGLKVVAIRRIRIGGVSIGKVPLGQWRYLSAKEKF; translated from the coding sequence ATGACTGACCCGATTCGTCTCTCCAAACGCCTCATCGAACTCGTCGGCTGCTCCCGTCGGGAGGCTGAGCTGTTCATCGAGGGCGGCTGGGTCACCGTGGACGGCGAAGTGATCGACGAGCCGCAGTTCAAGGTCACCGGCCAGAAGGTCGAACTCGACCCGCAAGCCAAGGCCACTGCGCCGGAGCCGGTGACGATCCTGCTCAACGTTCCGGCGGGCATGGACGCCGACACCGCCATGGCAACCCTCGGACCGGAGACCCTGAGCGACGAACATCGCTTCGGCAAGCGCCCGCTCAAGGGCCACTTCCTGCGCCTGACCGCCAGCGCCGACTTGCAGGCCAATGCCAGCGGCCTGCTGGTGTTCACCCAGGACTGGAAGATCCTGCGCAAGCTCACGGCCGACGCGGCCAAGATCGAGCAGGAATACGTGGTCGAAGTCGAGGGCGAAATGGTCGCCCACGGTCTTAATCGCCTGAACCACGGCCTGACCTACAAGGGCAAGGAATTGCCTGCGGTCAAGGCCAGCTGGCAGAACGAAAACCGCCTGCGCTTCGCCATGAAGAACCCGCAACCGGGCGTCATTGCATTGTTTTGCCAGGCGGTCGGCCTCAAGGTCGTCGCTATCCGCCGCATCCGCATCGGCGGCGTGTCCATTGGCAAGGTGCCGTTGGGCCAATGGCGCTATCTGTCCGCCAAAGAAAAATTCTAG
- the recA gene encoding recombinase RecA produces MDDNKKKALAAALGQIERQFGKGAVMRMGDQDRQAIPSISTGSLGLDIALGIGGLPKGRIVEIYGPESSGKTTLTLSVIAQAQKAGATCAFVDAEHALDPEYAGKLGVNVDDLLVSQPDTGEQALEITDMLVRSNAVDVIIVDSVAALVPKAEIEGEMGDMHVGLQARLMSQALRKITGNIKNANCLVIFINQIRMKIGVMFGSPETTTGGNALKFYASVRLDIRRTGAVKEGDEVVGSETRVKVVKNKVASPFRQAEFQILYGKGIYLNGEMIDLGVLHGFVEKSGAWYAYNGTKIGQGKANSAKFLADNPEVAAALEKQLRDKLLSPVADVKAVANRETADDLADADI; encoded by the coding sequence ATGGACGACAACAAGAAGAAAGCCTTGGCTGCGGCCTTGGGTCAGATCGAACGTCAATTCGGCAAGGGTGCCGTAATGCGTATGGGCGATCAGGACCGCCAGGCTATTCCTTCCATCTCCACCGGCTCCCTGGGCCTGGACATCGCGCTTGGCATCGGCGGCTTGCCAAAAGGTCGTATTGTTGAAATCTACGGTCCTGAATCCTCCGGTAAAACCACGCTGACCCTGTCCGTGATCGCCCAGGCTCAAAAAGCCGGTGCGACCTGCGCCTTCGTCGACGCCGAACACGCCCTGGACCCGGAATACGCCGGCAAGCTGGGCGTCAACGTCGATGACCTGCTGGTTTCCCAGCCGGACACTGGCGAGCAGGCCCTGGAAATCACCGACATGCTGGTGCGCTCCAACGCGGTTGACGTGATCATCGTCGACTCCGTAGCGGCACTGGTACCCAAGGCGGAAATCGAAGGTGAAATGGGCGACATGCACGTGGGCCTCCAGGCTCGCCTGATGTCCCAGGCCCTGCGCAAGATCACCGGTAACATCAAGAATGCCAACTGCCTGGTGATTTTCATCAACCAGATCCGCATGAAAATCGGCGTGATGTTCGGCAGTCCTGAAACCACCACCGGTGGTAACGCGCTGAAGTTCTACGCCTCGGTTCGCCTGGACATCCGTCGTACCGGCGCGGTGAAAGAGGGTGATGAGGTTGTCGGCAGTGAAACCCGCGTCAAGGTCGTGAAAAACAAGGTTGCATCGCCGTTCCGTCAGGCTGAATTCCAGATCCTGTACGGCAAGGGCATCTACCTCAACGGCGAGATGATCGACCTGGGTGTGCTGCACGGGTTTGTCGAAAAATCCGGCGCCTGGTATGCCTACAACGGTACCAAGATCGGTCAGGGCAAGGCCAACTCGGCCAAGTTCCTGGCGGACAACCCGGAAGTCGCGGCAGCTCTCGAGAAGCAACTGCGTGACAAACTGTTGAGCCCGGTTGCAGACGTCAAGGCCGTGGCCAACCGCGAGACTGCAGACGATCTGGCAGACGCTGACATCTGA
- the fpr gene encoding ferredoxin-NADP reductase, whose protein sequence is MSNMNHERVLSVHHWNDTLFSFKCTRDPGLRFENGQFVMIGLQQPNGRPLMRAYSIASPNWEEHLEFFSIKVPDGPLTSQLQHLKEGDEIIISKKPTGTLVLDDLKPGKHLYLLSTGTGLAPFMSVIQDPETYERFEKVILCHGVRYVNEVAYREFITEHLPQNEFFGEALREKLIYYPTVTREPFENEGRLTDLMRSGKLFRDIGLPPINPQDDRAMLCGSPSMLDETSEVLNSFGLTVSPRMREPGDYLIERAFVEK, encoded by the coding sequence ATGAGCAACATGAACCACGAGCGTGTCCTCAGTGTTCATCACTGGAACGACACTCTGTTCAGCTTCAAGTGCACCCGCGATCCGGGCCTGCGCTTCGAGAACGGTCAGTTCGTGATGATCGGCCTGCAGCAGCCCAACGGCCGCCCGCTTATGCGCGCTTACTCGATTGCCAGCCCGAATTGGGAAGAGCATCTCGAATTCTTCAGCATCAAGGTTCCCGACGGTCCGCTGACGTCCCAGCTGCAGCACCTGAAGGAAGGCGACGAGATCATCATCAGCAAGAAGCCTACCGGCACGCTGGTGCTCGACGACCTCAAGCCTGGCAAACATTTGTACCTGCTCAGCACCGGTACCGGCCTGGCGCCATTCATGAGCGTGATCCAGGATCCGGAAACCTACGAGCGTTTCGAGAAAGTGATCCTGTGCCACGGCGTGCGTTACGTCAATGAAGTCGCCTACCGCGAATTCATTACCGAGCATCTGCCACAGAACGAATTCTTCGGCGAAGCGCTCCGCGAAAAGCTGATCTACTACCCGACCGTGACCCGCGAGCCCTTCGAGAACGAAGGCCGCCTGACCGACCTGATGCGCAGCGGCAAGCTGTTCCGCGACATCGGCCTGCCACCGATCAATCCGCAGGACGACCGCGCCATGTTGTGCGGCAGCCCAAGCATGCTCGACGAGACCAGCGAAGTGCTCAACAGCTTCGGCCTGACCGTTTCGCCGCGTATGCGTGAGCCGGGTGATTACCTGATCGAGCGGGCGTTTGTAGAGAAATAA
- a CDS encoding LysR family transcriptional regulator: MRFTLRQLQVFVAVAQQESVSRAAGLLNLSQSAASTSITELERQSSCQLFDRAGKRLSLNALGKQLLPQAVALLDQAKEIEDLLNGKSGFGSLAVGATLTIGNYLATLLIGGFMQRHPESQVKLHVQNTANIVHQVAHYEIDLGLIEGDCSHPDIEVQSWVEDELVVFCAPQHPLAKRGQATMEELTREAWILREQGSGTRLTFDQAMRHHRSALNIRLELEHTEAIKRAVESGLGIGCISRLALRDAFRRGSLVAVETPDMDLARQFYFIWHKQKYQTSAMREFLDLCRAFTAGVQRSDEIVLPAIA; the protein is encoded by the coding sequence ATGCGATTTACTCTACGTCAACTTCAAGTCTTCGTCGCCGTCGCTCAGCAGGAAAGCGTGTCCCGTGCCGCGGGCCTGCTCAACCTGTCGCAGTCGGCCGCCAGCACTTCCATCACCGAATTGGAGCGCCAGTCCAGCTGCCAGCTCTTCGACCGCGCCGGCAAGCGCCTGAGCCTCAACGCCCTCGGCAAGCAATTGCTGCCCCAGGCGGTGGCGCTGCTGGACCAGGCCAAGGAGATCGAAGACCTGCTCAACGGCAAGTCCGGCTTCGGCTCACTGGCGGTCGGCGCCACCCTGACCATCGGCAATTACCTGGCGACCCTGTTGATCGGCGGCTTCATGCAGCGCCATCCGGAAAGCCAGGTGAAGCTGCATGTGCAAAACACCGCCAATATTGTGCATCAGGTCGCCCACTACGAAATTGATCTGGGTCTGATCGAAGGCGACTGCAGCCACCCGGACATTGAGGTGCAGAGCTGGGTCGAGGACGAATTAGTGGTGTTCTGCGCGCCCCAGCACCCATTGGCCAAACGCGGCCAGGCGACCATGGAGGAGTTGACCCGCGAAGCCTGGATCCTGCGGGAACAGGGTTCCGGCACCCGCCTGACCTTCGACCAGGCCATGCGTCACCACCGTAGCGCGTTGAATATCCGCCTGGAGCTGGAACACACCGAAGCGATCAAGCGCGCCGTGGAGTCCGGCCTGGGGATAGGCTGTATCTCGCGCCTGGCTCTGCGTGACGCCTTTCGCCGGGGCAGCCTGGTGGCCGTGGAAACCCCGGACATGGATCTGGCGCGGCAATTTTATTTCATCTGGCACAAACAGAAATACCAGACCTCGGCCATGCGTGAGTTTCTTGATCTGTGCCGGGCGTTCACCGCTGGGGTGCAGCGTAGCGACGAGATCGTCCTGCCCGCCATCGCCTGA
- a CDS encoding GNAT family N-acetyltransferase produces the protein MRQHSVIHTPKPSDYEELTRVWEASVRATHDFLPDSYIELLKNLVLTRYLDAVMLICTRDQRQRITGFAGVAAGKIEMLFIDPQHRGQGLGKQLLRYAMEHLNANELDVNEQNPQALGFYLKQGFEVVGRSARDGMNQPYPLLHMRYKQADLKAGRG, from the coding sequence ATGCGTCAGCATTCGGTCATCCACACGCCGAAACCGAGCGATTACGAAGAATTGACCCGGGTCTGGGAAGCGTCGGTACGCGCCACCCATGACTTCCTGCCGGACAGCTACATCGAGCTGCTGAAGAACCTGGTACTCACCCGTTACCTGGACGCGGTGATGCTGATCTGTACTCGCGACCAGCGTCAACGCATCACCGGGTTTGCCGGTGTGGCGGCGGGCAAGATCGAAATGCTCTTCATCGACCCGCAACACCGTGGCCAAGGCCTGGGCAAACAACTGCTGCGCTATGCCATGGAGCACCTGAACGCCAACGAGCTGGACGTCAACGAACAGAACCCGCAAGCCCTGGGCTTTTATCTCAAGCAAGGCTTTGAAGTGGTCGGGCGTTCCGCACGGGATGGCATGAACCAGCCCTACCCGTTGCTGCACATGCGCTACAAACAAGCCGACCTGAAGGCCGGACGCGGCTAA
- a CDS encoding diacylglycerol kinase — protein MSPFKGQTGLKRILNASGYSLDGLRAAFVGEAAFRQLVLLNVILIPLSFFLNVSRVEQALLIAVCLLALIVELLNSAVEAAIDRISLELHPLSKNAKDMGSAAQLVALTMIALVWGLILL, from the coding sequence ATGTCACCTTTTAAAGGCCAAACCGGCCTGAAACGCATCCTCAATGCCTCCGGCTATTCCCTGGACGGCCTGCGTGCGGCGTTCGTTGGCGAAGCCGCTTTCCGTCAACTGGTGCTGCTCAATGTCATCCTGATTCCTCTGTCGTTCTTCCTTAACGTCAGCCGCGTCGAGCAGGCCTTGCTGATCGCGGTGTGCCTGCTGGCCCTGATCGTGGAGTTGCTGAACTCGGCGGTGGAAGCGGCCATCGACCGCATTTCCCTGGAGCTGCACCCGCTGTCGAAGAACGCCAAGGACATGGGCAGCGCCGCCCAGTTGGTCGCCCTGACGATGATTGCGTTGGTTTGGGGCCTGATACTGCTCTGA
- the erdR gene encoding response regulator transcription factor ErdR codes for MATYEILIADDHPLFRSALHQAVTLGLGSDVRLTEVASIAELESRLAEKADWDLVLLDLNMPGAYGFSGLVLLRGQYPQIPVVMVSAQEEASVMVKAREFGASGFIPKSSSLEMIQRAVKSVLDGDVSWPPQAFEAVSVSAEAKAASEGLASLTPQQFRVLTMVCEGLLNKQIAYELNVSEATIKAHVTAIFRKLNVRTRTQAALLLQQLESISPQS; via the coding sequence ATGGCCACATACGAAATCCTGATTGCCGATGACCACCCGCTCTTTCGCAGCGCGTTGCATCAGGCAGTGACCCTGGGCCTTGGCTCGGATGTCCGGTTGACGGAGGTGGCCAGCATCGCGGAACTGGAAAGCCGATTGGCTGAAAAGGCCGACTGGGACCTGGTGCTGCTGGATCTGAACATGCCCGGTGCGTATGGTTTTTCTGGCCTGGTGCTGTTGCGTGGGCAATACCCGCAGATTCCGGTGGTGATGGTCTCGGCCCAGGAAGAGGCCTCGGTGATGGTCAAGGCCCGCGAGTTCGGCGCCAGCGGGTTCATTCCCAAATCCAGCTCCCTGGAAATGATCCAAAGAGCGGTGAAGTCCGTCCTCGATGGCGATGTATCCTGGCCGCCCCAGGCGTTCGAAGCGGTGAGTGTTTCCGCGGAAGCCAAGGCCGCCAGCGAAGGCCTGGCCAGCCTCACGCCGCAGCAATTCCGGGTGCTGACCATGGTCTGCGAAGGCCTGCTGAACAAGCAGATTGCCTATGAGCTGAATGTGTCCGAGGCGACGATCAAGGCCCACGTTACTGCGATCTTTCGTAAACTCAACGTGCGCACCCGAACGCAGGCAGCCTTGTTGCTGCAACAACTCGAGTCAATTTCGCCGCAGTCGTAG
- the rimO gene encoding 30S ribosomal protein S12 methylthiotransferase RimO — MSTTPAPANPKVGFVSLGCPKALVDSERILTQLRMEGYDVVSTYQDADVVVVNTCGFIDSAKAESLEVIGEAIKENGKVIVTGCMGVEEGNIRNVHPSVLSVTGPQQYEQVVNAVHEVVPPRQDHNPLIDLVPPQGIKLTPRHYAYLKISEGCNHSCSFCIIPSMRGKLVSRPVGDVLDEAQRLVKSGVKELLVISQDTSAYGVDVKYRTGFWNGAPVKTRMTELCEALGSLGVWVRLHYVYPYPHVDELIPLMAAGKILPYLDIPFQHASPKVLKAMKRPAFEDKTLARIKNWREICPDLIIRSTFIVGFPGETEEDFQYLLNWLTEAQLDRVGCFQYSPVEGAPANDLDLDVVPDDVKQDRWERFMAHQQAISSARLQMRIGREIEVLVDEVDEQGAVGRCFFDAPEIDGNVFIDNGSNLKPGDKVWCKVTDADEYDLWAEQIA; from the coding sequence ATGTCCACCACTCCCGCGCCAGCCAACCCGAAGGTTGGCTTCGTATCCCTGGGTTGCCCGAAGGCTCTGGTCGACTCCGAGCGCATCCTGACCCAACTGCGCATGGAAGGTTATGACGTGGTGTCCACCTACCAGGACGCCGACGTGGTAGTGGTCAACACCTGCGGCTTCATCGATTCCGCCAAGGCCGAATCCCTCGAAGTCATCGGCGAAGCCATCAAGGAAAACGGCAAGGTCATCGTGACCGGCTGCATGGGCGTGGAAGAAGGCAATATCCGCAACGTGCACCCGAGCGTGTTGTCGGTGACCGGTCCGCAGCAGTACGAGCAAGTGGTCAACGCCGTGCACGAAGTCGTGCCGCCGCGCCAGGACCACAACCCGCTGATCGACCTGGTGCCGCCGCAAGGCATCAAGCTGACCCCGCGTCACTACGCCTACCTGAAGATTTCCGAAGGCTGCAACCACAGTTGCAGCTTCTGCATCATCCCGTCGATGCGCGGCAAACTGGTCAGCCGTCCGGTCGGTGATGTACTCGACGAGGCCCAGCGCCTGGTCAAGTCCGGCGTCAAGGAGCTGCTGGTGATTTCCCAGGACACCAGTGCCTACGGTGTCGACGTGAAATACCGCACCGGTTTCTGGAACGGCGCGCCGGTGAAAACCCGCATGACCGAGCTGTGCGAAGCCCTCGGCAGCCTCGGCGTCTGGGTCCGCCTGCATTACGTCTACCCGTATCCGCATGTCGATGAGCTGATCCCGCTGATGGCCGCCGGCAAGATCCTGCCGTACCTCGACATCCCGTTCCAGCACGCCAGCCCGAAAGTGCTCAAGGCCATGAAACGCCCGGCGTTCGAGGACAAGACCCTCGCGCGCATCAAGAACTGGCGCGAAATCTGCCCGGACCTGATCATCCGCTCGACCTTCATCGTCGGCTTCCCCGGCGAAACCGAGGAAGACTTCCAATACCTGCTGAACTGGCTGACCGAAGCCCAGCTCGACCGCGTCGGTTGCTTCCAGTACTCGCCGGTCGAAGGCGCACCGGCCAACGACCTGGACCTGGACGTGGTCCCGGACGACGTCAAGCAGGACCGTTGGGAACGCTTCATGGCGCACCAGCAGGCGATCAGCTCGGCCCGCCTGCAAATGCGCATCGGCCGTGAAATCGAAGTGCTGGTGGACGAAGTCGACGAGCAAGGCGCCGTCGGCCGCTGCTTCTTCGATGCCCCGGAAATCGACGGCAACGTCTTCATCGACAACGGCAGCAACCTCAAGCCGGGCGACAAGGTCTGGTGCAAGGTCACCGACGCCGATGAGTATGATTTGTGGGCTGAGCAGATCGCCTGA
- a CDS encoding tRNA-uridine aminocarboxypropyltransferase, whose protein sequence is MIHAPNAVARLRDQRVDEGIKPLQARGWRAPRCSACRVIESHCLCAWRPSVETRSGVCLIMTNKEVFKPSNTGWLIADVVRDNHAFIWSRTEVDGQLLALLNDPQWQPYLVFPGEYVEPSRVTHTVALDQGKRPLFILLDATWTEARKMFRKSPYFDRLPILSLLPDKLSRYRLRRSTRSEHLCTAEVAALCLELAGDSDAASALDAYFDVFSQHYLGAKRQQEVNESTPAHAELQPFVRAVPALLTE, encoded by the coding sequence ATGATCCATGCCCCCAACGCCGTAGCCCGCCTGCGCGACCAGCGCGTCGACGAGGGCATCAAGCCGCTCCAGGCCCGTGGCTGGCGCGCGCCTCGTTGCAGCGCGTGTCGGGTGATCGAAAGCCATTGCCTGTGTGCCTGGCGCCCGAGCGTCGAGACCCGTTCCGGGGTCTGCCTGATCATGACCAACAAAGAAGTCTTCAAGCCGAGCAATACCGGTTGGCTGATCGCCGATGTGGTGCGCGACAACCATGCCTTCATCTGGTCGCGTACCGAGGTCGACGGGCAATTGCTGGCTTTGCTGAATGACCCGCAATGGCAGCCTTATCTGGTGTTTCCAGGCGAGTACGTCGAACCGTCTCGTGTCACCCACACGGTGGCGCTCGATCAGGGCAAGCGTCCGTTATTCATTCTGCTGGACGCGACCTGGACGGAAGCGCGCAAGATGTTTCGAAAAAGCCCGTATTTCGACCGATTGCCGATCCTGAGCCTGTTGCCCGACAAGTTGTCTCGTTATCGCTTGCGTCGCTCGACCCGCAGCGAACACCTGTGTACCGCCGAAGTGGCGGCGCTGTGCCTGGAGCTGGCGGGGGACAGCGACGCGGCGTCGGCCCTGGACGCCTATTTCGATGTGTTCAGCCAGCATTACCTCGGCGCCAAGCGCCAGCAGGAGGTGAACGAGTCCACGCCGGCCCATGCCGAGCTGCAGCCCTTCGTTCGCGCGGTTCCTGCGCTGTTGACCGAGTAG
- the recX gene encoding recombination regulator RecX, which produces MTAVLDTLVAVRRTAMDLLARREHGRVELTRKLRQRGASDELIDTALDRLTEEGLLSESRYLESFVSYRARSGYGPMRIREELGQRGLQRPDIELALRESGIDWQEQLIDTWRRKFSGHLPIDAKERARQGRFLAYRGYSMEMINRLFSGRSMDD; this is translated from the coding sequence ATGACCGCCGTACTCGATACCCTCGTCGCGGTGCGGCGAACCGCAATGGACCTGCTCGCGAGACGCGAGCACGGTCGAGTCGAGCTGACGCGTAAACTGCGCCAGCGCGGCGCCTCTGATGAATTGATCGACACAGCCCTGGACCGCTTGACGGAAGAGGGGCTGTTGTCGGAATCGCGCTATCTTGAAAGCTTTGTTTCCTATCGCGCCCGCTCTGGTTATGGTCCGATGCGAATTCGCGAAGAACTTGGCCAGCGCGGCTTGCAACGACCGGATATCGAACTTGCCCTGCGGGAAAGCGGTATCGATTGGCAGGAACAGTTAATCGATACCTGGCGTCGCAAGTTCTCAGGGCATCTGCCCATTGATGCGAAGGAGCGGGCCAGGCAAGGGCGTTTCCTGGCGTATCGAGGATACTCCATGGAAATGATCAATCGGCTGTTCAGCGGTCGTAGCATGGATGACTAG
- a CDS encoding DUF1456 family protein — protein MIHNDVLRSVRYMLDISDKKVIEIIKLGGLDVSLEDLTGYLKKDEEEGFVFCPDLVMAHFLDGLVIFKRGKDESRPPQPIEVPVTNNIILKKLRVAFELKEDDMHAILKAAEFPVSKPELSALFRKFGHTNYRPCGDQLLRNFLKGLTLRVRG, from the coding sequence ATGATTCACAACGACGTACTGCGCAGCGTGCGCTACATGCTCGACATCAGCGACAAGAAAGTCATCGAGATCATCAAGCTGGGCGGCCTGGATGTCTCCCTGGAAGACCTGACCGGCTACCTCAAGAAAGACGAGGAAGAAGGCTTCGTGTTCTGCCCGGACCTGGTCATGGCGCATTTTCTCGATGGCCTGGTGATCTTCAAGCGCGGCAAGGACGAAAGCCGTCCGCCGCAGCCGATCGAAGTGCCGGTGACCAACAACATCATCCTGAAGAAACTGCGCGTGGCGTTCGAGCTGAAGGAAGACGACATGCACGCCATTCTCAAGGCCGCCGAATTCCCCGTGTCAAAGCCGGAGTTGAGCGCGCTGTTCCGCAAATTCGGCCACACCAACTATCGCCCATGCGGCGACCAGTTGCTGCGCAATTTCCTCAAGGGCCTGACGCTGCGCGTACGCGGCTGA